In Streptomyces sp. NBC_01381, the sequence TGACCGACAAGTGCAATCTGCGATGCACGTACTGCATGCCGGAAGAGGGCCTGCAGTGGCTGTCCAAGTCCGAGCTGCTCAGCGACGACGAGATCGTCCGCCTCGTCCGGATCGCCGTGACGCAGCTGGGCATCACCGAGGTCCGCTTCACCGGCGGCGAGCCGCTGCTGCGCCCCGGCCTGGTCGGCATAGTCGAGCGCTGCGCCCAGCTGGAGCCGCGCCCCAAGATGTCCCTGACGACGAACGGCATCGGCCTCAAGCGCACCGCCGCCGCCCTCAAGGCCGCGGGCCTCGACCGGGTGAACGTCTCCCTTGACACCCTGCGCCCCGACGTCTTCAAGACCCTCACCCGCCGCGACCGGCACAAGGACGTCCTCGAAGGCCTCCAGGCCGCGCGCGACGCGGGCCTCACCCCGGTCAAGGTCAACACGGTCCTGATGCCGGGCCTGAACGACGACGAGGCCCCGGACCTGCTCGCCTGGGCCGTCGAGAACGAGTACGAGCTGCGCTTCATCGAGCAGATGCCGCTCGACGCCCAGCACGGCTGGAAGCGCGACGGCATGATCACCGCGGGTGACATCCTGCAGTCGCTGCGTACGCGCTTCGAGCTCGCCGAAGAGGGCTCCGGCGAGCGCGGCTCGGCGCCCGCCGAGCGCTGGGTCGTGGACGGCGGCCCGCATCGCGTCGGCGTCATCGCCTCCGTCACCCGCCCCTTCTGCTCGGCCTGCGACCGTACGAGGCTTACGGCCGACGGCCAGGTCCGCACCTGCCTGTTCGCCACCGAGGAGACGGACCTGCGGGCGGCCCTGCGCTCCGACGGCGAGGACGGCTCGGACGAGAGCATCGCCCGTATATGGAAGCTCGCCATGTGGGGCAAGAAGGCGGGTTCGGGCCTCGACGACCCGACGTTCCTGCAGCCCGACCGCCCGATGTCGGCGATCGGCGGCTGAGCCGCTAGGCGTCCCGCGCTTCCCACTCGGCCAGCGTGACGACGTCCTTCAACATGCCGCGCACGCCCAGGAATTGGGAGAGGTGCTCGCGGTGCTCGTCACACGCGAGCCAGGTCTTGCGACGCTCCGGCGTGTGGATCTTCGGGTTGTTCCAGGCGAGCACCCAGACCGCGTCGGCGCGGCAGCCCTTGGCGGAACAGATCGGTGTTTCGTCGCTCACAGATAACGTCCAAGTGCGTTCAAAACAAGGCGACGCCGAGCAGCCACGGGGGGAGCTGCCCGGCGTCGGTCTGTCGCTCCGACGGGGGATGCGGAGCGCGTACGAAGTATGTCACGGGGGACCCGGTGCCTGGCACCGGAACTACATGATTGATCTGAGCTTTTCTTGAGCTTGGCGCAACGTCGACGGTCAGTTCTGGTGGCCGGAAGGCGCGTCGGGCTCACCGGACTTGGGGCCCGCGCCGGCTTCCGGGAAGGGTTCCGCGGACTCGGTCCTTGCGGCCGGCGGAGCGATCATCGGCCGTGACGGCGCCGGTACGAAGGTCGACGGCAGCGAGGGCGCGCTCTCCCGGCCGGCGTTGGCGATCACGACGGAGATGTACGGGAGGAGTATCCCGAGCACCAGAGCAACGAAAGCGACATGCCGCTCGACGTTCCACAGCACGGCGGCGGCAATGACCGAAAGAGTACGGACCGACATCGAGATCATGTAGCGCCGTTGCCTGCCGCGCACGTCCTCCTCGAGGCCCTGCCGGGCTCCGGTGATCCGGAAGACCTGGGCACTGCTCTGCTTCCGCATCACATTCCACCGCCTGCTCACAAGACGCCGGACTCTCCCCGGCCCGGACCCGCTCCACGTTACGCCGGGGCTGCGCAGCCTACGAGACCGGGGCCCGTCCCATCTCGGCGTACTTTCTCCGTCATGCCACGTATGGGGGTGCCCGACATGCGCCGTATGGCGGACAGGCCGACACTGACCGTAACGCTCATGTCGAGCCGTATGAGGAGGCAGCTATGGGCTGGTTGTGGGCCATCATCGTGGGGTTCGTACTGGGGCTGATCGCCAAGGCGATCCTGCCCGGTAAACAGCACAGCCCGCTCTGGCTGACCACGATCTTCGGCATCATCGGCGCGATCATCGGCAACTCGCTCGCCGCGGGCTTCGGTATCGACGAGACCAGAGGCATCGACTGGGGTCGGCACGCCCTGCAGCTGGGGGCCGCGCTGGTCGTCGTGGGCCTCGGTGACATGGCGTACAAGATGGTCAAGGGCAACAAACAGTCGGCGTAGGCACCCTGCCGCGCCGTCGGTTCCCTCCCCCCTCGCCGCATGCCGAAGGGGCCGGTCCACGCGGACCGGCCCCTTCGGCATGCGTACGTTCAGCGGGTCAGCCGGCCGTGACCTCGACCGCCGCCAGGTTCTTCTTGCCCCGGCGAAGCACCAGCCAGCGACCGTGAAGCAGCTCGTCGCGGGAGGGCACGGCGTCCTCGGCGGCGACCTTCACGTTGTTCACGTAGGCACCGCCCTCCTTGACCGTGCGCCGGGCCGCGGACTTGCTGGCCACCAGGCCGACCTCCGCGAAGAGGTCCACCACCGGGCCGAGCTCGGCGACCTCGACGCGCGGCAGCTCCGAGAGCGCAGCGCCCAGCGTCGCCTCGTCCAGCTCGCCCAGGTCGCCCTGGCCGAAGAGCGCCTTGGACGCGGCGATGACCGCGGCGCACTGGTCGGCGCCGTGCACCAGCGCCGTCAGCTCCTCGGCGAGCGCGCGCTGTGCGGCGCGCGCCTGCGGACGCTCCTCGGTCTGCTTCTCGATCTCCTCGAGCTCCTCGCGGGGCTTGAAGGACAGGATCCGCATGTACGTCGAGATGTCCCGGTCGTCCACGTTCAGCCAGAACTGGTAGAACGCGTACGGCGTCGTCATCTCCGGGTCGAGCCAGACGGCGCCGCCCTCGGTCTTGCCGAACTTGGTGCCGTCCGCCTTGACCATCAGCGGCGTGCCCATGGCGTGCACCGTGGCGTCCGGCTCCAGGCGGTGGATCAGGTCGATGCCCGCCGTGAGGTTGCCCCACTGGTCGCTGCCGCCGGTCTGCAGCGTGCAGCCGTACCGCCGGTAGAGCTCCAGGAAGTCCATGCCCTGCAGGAGCTGGTAGCTGAACTCCGTGTAGGAGATGCCCTCCTGGGACTCCAGGCGACGGGCGACCGATTCCTTGGTGAGCATCTTGTTCACCCGGAAGTGCTTGCCGATGTCGCGCAGGAACTCGATGGCGGAGAGGCCCGCCGTCCAGTCCAGGTTGTTGACCATCGTCGCGGCGTTCTCGCCCTCGAAGGACAGGAACGGCTCGATCTGGGTGCGCAGCCTGCCCACCCAGTTCGCGACCGTCTCGGGGTCGTTCAGGGTGCGCTCGGCGGTCGGCCGGGGGTCACCGATCTGCCCCGTCGCGCCGCCGACCAGGGCGAGCGGACGGTGCCCCGCCTGCTGGAGCCGGCGCAGGGTGAGGACCTGCACGAGGTGGCCCACGTGCAGGCTCGCCGCGGTCGGGTCGAAGCCGCAATAGAACGTGACGGGACCGTCCGCGAGCGACTTGCGCAGTGCATCTTCGTCAGTGGACAGGGAGAAAAGCCCCCGCCACTTCAGCTCGTCGACGATGTCCGTCACGGTCCTGTGTCTCCTTGAAAGGTTCGAATGGGTACGCGTCACTCTTACGCGTCAGTCTATGGGCGTCACACGCCCTGGCTGACCGAGCTCATGTTGAAGTCGGGGATGCGCAGGGCGGGCATCGCAGCCCTAGTGAACCAGTCGCCCCACTCCCTGGGCAGCGTCTTTTCCGTGCGCCCGGCCTCGGCGGCCCGCGACAACAGGTCCACAGGAGACTCGTTGAACCGGAAGTTGTTCACCTCGCCCACGACCTCGCCGTTCTCGACGAGATAGACGCCGTCCCGGGTGAGCCCGGTGAGGAGCAGCGTCGCCGGGTCGACCTCGCGGATGTACCAGAGGCAGGTGAGCAGCAGGCCCCGCTCGGTGCTCGCGACCATCTCCTGGAGCGAGCGGTCGGAGCCGCCGTCGAGGACGAGGTTGTCGATGGCCGGGGCGACCGGAAGCCCGGTCAGGGCCGCACTGTGCCGGGTGCTCGTCAGATGCGTCAGCTCGCCCGCGCGCACCCAGTCGGTGGCGGCCAGCGGAAGCCCGTTGTCGAAGACCGACGAGTCGCCGCCGGACGCGTGCGCGAGCACGAACGGGGCGGACTCCAGGCCCGGCTCGTTCGGGTCGCTGCGCAGGGTCAGCGGCAGCTCGGCAAGACGGTCGCCGACGCGGGTGCCGCCGCCCGGCTTGGAGAACACCGTGCGGCCCTCGGCCGCGTCCCGGGCCGATGCCGACCACAGCTGGTAGATCAGCAGGTCGGCGACGGCGGTCGGCGGAAGCAGCGTCTCGTACCGGCCCGCCGGCAGATCGATGTGCCGCTGGGCCCACCCCAGGCGCTGCGCCAGCTCCGCGTCGAGCGCTGCAGGATCGACGTCCTTGAAGTCCCGGGTGGCCCGCCCGGCCCACGCCGACTTCGTCCGGTCCGGGCTCTTGGCGTTGAGTTCCAGCGTCCCGTTGGGCTGGTCGTGCCGCAGCCGCAGCCCCGTCGACGTACCGAGATAGCTCGATACGAGCTCGTGGTTCGCGAAGCCGTACAGCTCGCGCCCGCCCGCGCGGGCCCGTGCGAAGGCCTCGCCGAGCGCGGGGGCGAAGTCGGCGAAGACCGCGGACGAGGTCTCGGCGGGGGCATCCCTGAAGTCCGCGGACTCCTCGCCACCGGTCACCAGCGGCTGCGCGTCCTCGGCGGGCCCGGCCCCGCGTGCGGCATGCTCGGCGGCGCGCACCAGCGGCTCCAGATCGTCCGCGGTGACGGCCGAGCGTGAGACGACTCCGGACGCGGTGCCTTCCTTGCCGTCGACGGTCGCGATGACGGTGAGGGTGCGGCCGCGGGTGACGCCGTTGGTGGTCAGGGCGTTGCCCGCCCAGCGCAGATTCGCCGTCGACTCCTCGTCGGCGATCACGACGCAGCCGTCGGCGGTGGACAGTTCGAGGGCGCGCTCGACGATCTCGTGCGGCTTGGTGCTGCGACTCGACGAGCTCATCGCCCCGCCTCCTGGGTGGTGTTGAGGATGTTCACGCCCCGGAACAGGGCGGACGGGCAGCCGTGCGAGACCGCGGCGACCTGTCCCGGCTGGGCCTTGCCGCAGTTGAACGCGCCCCCGAGTACATAGGTCTGCGGACCGCCGACCGCGGCCATCGAACCCCAGAAGTC encodes:
- the moaA gene encoding GTP 3',8-cyclase MoaA, with protein sequence MLIDTYGRVATDLRVSLTDKCNLRCTYCMPEEGLQWLSKSELLSDDEIVRLVRIAVTQLGITEVRFTGGEPLLRPGLVGIVERCAQLEPRPKMSLTTNGIGLKRTAAALKAAGLDRVNVSLDTLRPDVFKTLTRRDRHKDVLEGLQAARDAGLTPVKVNTVLMPGLNDDEAPDLLAWAVENEYELRFIEQMPLDAQHGWKRDGMITAGDILQSLRTRFELAEEGSGERGSAPAERWVVDGGPHRVGVIASVTRPFCSACDRTRLTADGQVRTCLFATEETDLRAALRSDGEDGSDESIARIWKLAMWGKKAGSGLDDPTFLQPDRPMSAIGG
- a CDS encoding DUF3099 domain-containing protein, giving the protein MRKQSSAQVFRITGARQGLEEDVRGRQRRYMISMSVRTLSVIAAAVLWNVERHVAFVALVLGILLPYISVVIANAGRESAPSLPSTFVPAPSRPMIAPPAARTESAEPFPEAGAGPKSGEPDAPSGHQN
- a CDS encoding GlsB/YeaQ/YmgE family stress response membrane protein translates to MGWLWAIIVGFVLGLIAKAILPGKQHSPLWLTTIFGIIGAIIGNSLAAGFGIDETRGIDWGRHALQLGAALVVVGLGDMAYKMVKGNKQSA
- the tyrS gene encoding tyrosine--tRNA ligase; translation: MTDIVDELKWRGLFSLSTDEDALRKSLADGPVTFYCGFDPTAASLHVGHLVQVLTLRRLQQAGHRPLALVGGATGQIGDPRPTAERTLNDPETVANWVGRLRTQIEPFLSFEGENAATMVNNLDWTAGLSAIEFLRDIGKHFRVNKMLTKESVARRLESQEGISYTEFSYQLLQGMDFLELYRRYGCTLQTGGSDQWGNLTAGIDLIHRLEPDATVHAMGTPLMVKADGTKFGKTEGGAVWLDPEMTTPYAFYQFWLNVDDRDISTYMRILSFKPREELEEIEKQTEERPQARAAQRALAEELTALVHGADQCAAVIAASKALFGQGDLGELDEATLGAALSELPRVEVAELGPVVDLFAEVGLVASKSAARRTVKEGGAYVNNVKVAAEDAVPSRDELLHGRWLVLRRGKKNLAAVEVTAG
- a CDS encoding TldD/PmbA family protein; the encoded protein is MSSSSRSTKPHEIVERALELSTADGCVVIADEESTANLRWAGNALTTNGVTRGRTLTVIATVDGKEGTASGVVSRSAVTADDLEPLVRAAEHAARGAGPAEDAQPLVTGGEESADFRDAPAETSSAVFADFAPALGEAFARARAGGRELYGFANHELVSSYLGTSTGLRLRHDQPNGTLELNAKSPDRTKSAWAGRATRDFKDVDPAALDAELAQRLGWAQRHIDLPAGRYETLLPPTAVADLLIYQLWSASARDAAEGRTVFSKPGGGTRVGDRLAELPLTLRSDPNEPGLESAPFVLAHASGGDSSVFDNGLPLAATDWVRAGELTHLTSTRHSAALTGLPVAPAIDNLVLDGGSDRSLQEMVASTERGLLLTCLWYIREVDPATLLLTGLTRDGVYLVENGEVVGEVNNFRFNESPVDLLSRAAEAGRTEKTLPREWGDWFTRAAMPALRIPDFNMSSVSQGV